The Bos mutus isolate GX-2022 chromosome 7, NWIPB_WYAK_1.1, whole genome shotgun sequence genome window below encodes:
- the LOC102272692 gene encoding olfactory receptor 2Y1-like yields MGSFNTSFREGFILMGFSDWSQLEPILFVFILVFYSLTIFGNTTIITLSLLERQLHTPMYFFLRHLSFLDLCYTTSTVPQLLINLHGLDRTISYEGCVVQLFSSLALGSTECVLLVVMAFDRYAAVCHPLHYTAIMHPHLCQTLAIASWVGGCMNSLVQTGLMMAMPLCGLHLLNHFFCEMTVLLKLACEDTEGTETKMFVARAIILVVPALLILGSYVYIVQTVLKVRSVAGRRKAFGTCGSHLLVVSLFYGSAIYTYLQPMHSYSESEGKFVALFYTIVTPMLNPLIYTLRNKDVKGAVRKVLGRGRYSV; encoded by the coding sequence ATGGGAAGTTTCAACACAAGTTTTAGAGAAGGCTTCATTTTAATGGGCTTCTCAGATTGGTCTCAACTGGAGCCCatcctttttgtctttattttagttttctactCCTTAACTATCTTCGGTAACACCACCATCATCACTCTTTCCCTCCTGGAACGTCAATTGCACACGCCCATGTACTTCTTTCTTAGACATCTTTCCTTCCTGGACCTCTGCTATACCACCAGCACTGTGCCCCAGCTTCTGATCAACCTTCACGGACTTGACCGGACCATCAGCTATGAAGGGTGTGTGGTCCAGCTCTTCAGCTCCCTTGCCCTAGGCTCCACTGAATGTGTGCTCCTGGTGGTGATGGCCTTTGACCGCTATGCTGCTGTCTGTCATCCACTCCACTACACAGCCATTATGCACCCCCACCTCTGCCAGACACTGGCTATTGCCTCCTGGGTAGGAGGCTGCATGAACTCTCTGGTTCAGACAGGCCTCATGATGGCTATGCCTCTCTGTGGTCTCCATCTCCTGAATCACTTCTTCTGTGAGATGACTGTTCTCCTGAAGCTGGCTTGTGAAGACACAGAAGGGACAGAGACCAAGATGTTTGTGGCTCGAGCCATAATCTTGGTTGTTCCTGCACTACTAATTCTAGGCTCCTATGTATACATTGTTCAGACAGTGCTGAAAGTCAGGTCAGTGGCTGGGAGAAGAAAGGCTTTTGGGACTTGTGGGTCCCATCTCTTGGTGGTTTCCCTTTTTTATGGCTCAGCCATCTATACGTACCTCCAACCCATGCACAGTTATTCTGAGAGTGAGGGAAAGTTTGTAGCCCTTTTTTATACCATAGTTACCCCTATGCTCAATCCTCTAATTTATACCCTAAGGAACAAGGATGTGAAGGGGGCTGTGAGGAAGGTACTAGGGAGAGGCAGATACTCAGTgtag